The following proteins are encoded in a genomic region of Amia ocellicauda isolate fAmiCal2 chromosome 6, fAmiCal2.hap1, whole genome shotgun sequence:
- the gpr161b gene encoding G-protein coupled receptor 161: protein MNSCSNGTSPTNDTAGGGSGVVVVESIFAVAITLLVFFGNLLIVVTLYKKPYLLTPSNKFVFSLTLSNLLLSVLVLPFVVASSVRREWIFGVVWCNFTALLYLLISSASMLTLGAIAIDRYYAVLYPMVYPMKITGNRAVVAIVYVWLHALLGCLPPFFGWSTFEFDQYKWMCTAAWHKDVSYTAFWISWCTLLPFLAMTVCYGFIFRVARIKARKIHCRTVVVAQEETSSQKNGRKNSNTSTSSNGSRRSSGLVYSGNQCKAFVTILVVLGAFVVTWGPYVAVISTETLWGKGSVSPGLETLVTWLSFTSAICHPLIYGLWNKTVRKELLGMCFGDRYYRESFVTRHRTSRLVSISTRITDLGMSPHLTAILAGGGQILGHGSSTGDTGFSFSQDSGTDLMLLDDFTSDGTHASHHGGASGKRRSSVTFEDQLEQHSKENSTPSTVQVKAEIHKSLDSYASCLAKAIETDAKLLLFGDETLPGSLFALRTAPGITGGTQRGPRYLNGQRLRLESIDEGIVNDGNEEDEDEIEEICA from the exons ATGAACAGCTGCAGCAATGGGACGTCTCCCACGAACGACACGGCCGGGGGTGGCAGTGGGGTCGTGGTGGTCGAGTCCATCTTTGCCGTCGCCATCACCCTGCTCGTCTTCTTCGGCAACCTGCTGATCGTGGTGACGTTGTACAAGAAGCCCTATCTGCTGACGCCCAGCAACAAGTTTGTCTTCAGCCTGACTCTGTCGAACCTGCTGCTGTCCGTGCTGGTGCTGCCCTTCGTCGTTGCCAGCTCGGTGCGGCGCGAGTGGATCTTCGGGGTGGTGTGGTGCAACTTCACCGCCCTGCTGTACCTGCTCATCAGCTCTGCCAGCATGCTCACCCTGGGCGCCATCGCCATTGACAG GTATTATGCTGTTCTCTACCCCATGGTTTACCCCATGAAGATCACTGGCAACCGTGCAGTGGTGGCTATTGTCTACGTGTGGCTACATGCCCTGTTGGGCTGCCTGCCGCCCTTCTTTGGCTGGTCCACCTTTGAGTTTGATCAATACAAATGGATGTGCACAGCTGCCTGGCACAAGGATGTGAGCTACACGGCTTTCTGGATCTCCTGGTGCACGTTGCTCCCCTTCTTGGCCATGACAGTCTGCTACGGATTTATCTTCAGGGTGGCACGGATCAAAGCCCGTAAGATCCACTGCAGGACGGTGGTCGTGGCCCAGGAAGAGACCTCTTCGCAGAAGAACGGCCGTAAGAACTCCAACACTTCTACCTCTTCCAACGGCAGTCGCAGAAGCAGCGGCCTGGTCTATTCGGGAAACCAGTGCAAGGCCTTCGTGACTATTCTGGTGGTACTGGGGGCCTTCGTGGTGACCTGGGGCCCCTATGTGGCCGTCATCAGCACTGAAACCCTGTGGGGGAAAGGTAGCGTCTCTCCTGGCCTGGAGACCCTGGTGACCTGGCTATCCTTCACAAGTGCCATCTGCCACCCTCTCATCTATGGACTGTGGAACAAGACTGTGCGCAAAGAGCTGCTGGGGATGTGCTTCGGAGACCGCTATTACAGGGAGTCCTTCGTCACTCGCCACAGGACCTCGAGGCTGGTCAGCATCTCGACCCGCATCACTG ATCTGGGGATGTCTCCACATCTGACCGCAATACTGGCAGGAGGAGGACAGATCCTGGGACACGGCAGCAGCACTGGAGACACCGGCTTCAGCTTTTCTCAAGACTCAG GTACCGACCTCATGTTGCTGGATGACTTCACGTCAGACGGCACGCATGCCTCGCACCACGGGGGGGCCTCCGGCAAGCGGCGGAGCTCGGTGACCTTTGAGGACCAGCTGGAGCAACACTCCAAAG aaaattcCACTCCTTCCACAGTCCAAGTGAAGGCAGAGATTCATAAGTCCCTGGACAGCTACGCCTCCTGCCTTGCCAAAGCCATCGAGACTGATGCCAAGCTCCTGTTGTTTGGGGACGAGACCCTGCCGGGCAGCCTGTTTGCGTTGCGGACCGCTCCGGGCATCACAGGGGGCACGCAGAGAGGGCCCAGGTACCTCAATGGGCAGAGACTGAGGCTGGAGAGCATCGATGAAGGAATAGTAAATGACGGGAATGAGGAGGACGAAGATGAAATCGAAGAAATCTGTGCCTGA